The DNA window atattactgataatgcattaCATACTACTGATATTGCATAACATACTACTGATAATGCATTGTTACATCATTGAAATGCACATTTGTTTAAAAAACCTCTCGAATGcatattttattaaacataatgcataaattatGTTCCGAAATGCAATGACCTGATAATGCATTTTCTCAAAATGTTAATGTACATGTGTCACACACAAAATGTATTAAACTATACAAATCACAGAGCACGTATATAATGCAGACAGTACAACACTTCCAAGTAGCCTCTGTAATGCAAATTTTggtaaacataatgcataaaatatGTTACATAATGCTTAGTTTATATAACTTATGCTccatataaacaaaatatattacACTTTATAACTAATACAACTCATATAATGCAGACATTACTACAAAAAAATGCATGCTAATAGTTCCACAATGCATTGAAGATCAGGAGACCCTCTCCAACTCAATCTGACGCCGGATTTTGTGCGACACTCATTCGATAAAGTTGTTTGCCTGCCAAAACAATAAATCACACTCCAATTAAAGATCAGGAGAACAATTTCAACAAAATCAGCTAAGGTTGGTGAAGAACTCGCCTTCGATAGGTCTTCGCTGAGAGACGAGCAAATCCAGAGTGCCTACTCGCAGATTCAGAATGTTGAACTGTGGAATTCAAACAAAAACAACACAGTTGGCGAATCAGGATTGACAAAACATTGAGAGCAAGAGATCTGATCTGAGACGCATAAGAAAATACTATGGAGAGAGAAGTGTCGAAGGCTTGTTTGGAAATGGACTCCTGAAGACGAGTCCATACGGAGGAGGCGATGGGGAGGGAGAGATCTAGGGTTTCTGAGTAGATGTTATCGGTGATAGCTATTTCCTCCGAAATTTGGTCAACAACATCCCCAATCTTCAGACGCGGCGCTGGGAGAGAGATTTCTAGGGTTTCGGTTGTGGAGAGAGTGGAAGGAGTGGCATGGGTTGAAAGAATAATGaatgaagaaagaagaagattgaGATCGTTTCAAATCCCACGAAAGTCGCGTATTCCAAAAATATGGCGGTTCATATTCGGCCAAAATGTCTAGATTACCCCTATAATGCATTTACgaaccttctataatgcaacacggatgTAGATTTATTGAAACAATGTGATCCGTCGATTCCCTAGATCTAATGGGtattattaagaaggaaaaaggatgtaagatgtgaaaaggagaataaggtGCCCCTATAATATAGTGTATGAGGTTTACTACATTCATCGAACGTGGACATTTATCTGCCTGGGAAATCATATCATCATATCTCTCCTACAGATTTTGTCGTCTAAGtgatatatattcatttttggGATATTACACCCCTAAATGTGTAcagtaaaatttttaaaataaaaataactctaTATTTATCAAAAGTATCTCGCGtcgaaaataaaatattccacTTAGGATAAAATagaggaaatatttatcattaatattattcaaaaaagtttaaaaaaatcatattaccccaatacaacaaattaaaaaaataaaagaatcacGAATCCATATTACACTCAACAAGAGCTCAGTCACTGTTACTGCTCCATCCTCCCTCCAGCCATGGCGCAGATCAATTCGATGGCCAACAACCGCCCCTTGAAAATCATAGCCGGAGCAGACGACTTCGGCAGCAGCCTCAAGGACGCTCTGGTCGCTAAGCTCCGCTCCCTCAACATCGAAGTCGAAGACCTCGGCACCTCCAAATACTACTCCATCGGCGAGGAAATCGGCCGCCGCGTCAGCGAAGCCGCCAAATCCAACTCCGCCACCGAAACCCGCGGCCTGGTCGCCTGCGGCACCGGCGTCGGCGTCGCCATATTCGCCAACAAATTCCCCGGAGTCTACGCCGCCACCTGCCTCACCCCCGCCGAAGCCCTGAACGCCCGATCCATCAACAACTGCAACGTCCTCGCCGTCTCCGGAAATTCCACGTCGCCGGAAGTCGCCGCCGATATCCTGACCGCTTTCCTCAACACATCGTTCAAATCGCCCTGCCCAGCCTCCGGATCCGTTCCGTGGCCAGACGAGATACAGTCGTTCTTCGACGGATCCGTCGAGGAGATGTCCAAAATCGGCGGTGGAAACGCTCGGGCCGTAGATCCGCCGTGCTTCGTTTGCTCTCTGGCGAGATCGCGGCAGGAGAAGGATTTTACGCCTGTTGATGTGATGCCTGGTGGATCGATGATAATTCTGAGGGAGACGCCGACATCGGCGATCGTTAGGTTTAAGGCCGGCAGCGTGGAGCCGGCGCATCACCATACGTTCGGGCATGATTTGGTGGTGATGAAGGGGAAGAAGAGCGTGTGGAATCTGACGAAGAAGGAGAAGTACGAATTGGTGGATGGGGATTATCTGTTTACGCCGGCGGGAGATGTGCACAGGGTCAAGTATTTCGAGGATACTGAGTTCTTCATCAAGTGGGATGGGCATTGGGACTTGTTTCTGGATGAAGATCTCGCTGCTGCAAATGCGGCCATTGATGCTGAAATTAAGGATTGATTACGAAGATTTGTGGTGGAAGATGGTTTGTTTGTGCTTCCTAGTAAATTCTTTCACCTTCTGTGAGATTTTCTCATTTGGATTTGGATCAAATGTGTGTTTTCTGAAATTTCATGTTTTTGCTATGTAAATAAATAAGCAGAGTTGATCAAATGTGTCATTTCTTGGAATCTTTTTCAAAATTTCGTTATTTCTTCATTTATTGGTGTGAGGAATGGAAGCAATGAATGAAGTATGGAGATGGGGTGAATAACGGTGAAGCTAAAGAGAGGTCGGGTGAAACGGTTGGAGCTCAAGAGATAGCCGTCGGGACCACAGCTGATCCATATAATGGATGCATGCGCAGCTGGAATTAGCAGAGATATTATTCATTGCATATTGCTTGAGTGTGTGAGAtgagtgatggggtacgtactaaacaagcccaatagcagtgacggcccatcagcccaaagaccaaggaagagtatcagttcggcattaccaaagagttcggccctagcctacagctcggtaaaag is part of the Salvia splendens isolate huo1 chromosome 6, SspV2, whole genome shotgun sequence genome and encodes:
- the LOC121809785 gene encoding DNA damage-repair/toleration protein DRT102-like — encoded protein: MAQINSMANNRPLKIIAGADDFGSSLKDALVAKLRSLNIEVEDLGTSKYYSIGEEIGRRVSEAAKSNSATETRGLVACGTGVGVAIFANKFPGVYAATCLTPAEALNARSINNCNVLAVSGNSTSPEVAADILTAFLNTSFKSPCPASGSVPWPDEIQSFFDGSVEEMSKIGGGNARAVDPPCFVCSLARSRQEKDFTPVDVMPGGSMIILRETPTSAIVRFKAGSVEPAHHHTFGHDLVVMKGKKSVWNLTKKEKYELVDGDYLFTPAGDVHRVKYFEDTEFFIKWDGHWDLFLDEDLAAANAAIDAEIKD